A window of Paucidesulfovibrio gracilis DSM 16080 contains these coding sequences:
- a CDS encoding methyl-accepting chemotaxis protein, whose product MFRSLSMKWKILAIALAGPLIVALILAVQNSLLVSSNAEDAILEKSQGILLMAEAGRNEMSHKLEQGIIRPFEELPKEQLLQAVPIITAINMAMVNAEEGGYEFRVPKVSPRNPKNTPTPEELKVLEHMRANNLREYVARGSDSISYFRAIHLTPDCLSCHGHPKGEKDPLGGIKEGWEAGEMHGAFVITTSLKKMQADLMRANTFLALETLLILAVVAVTLWMLLARLVFRPLQEIIKLAQRMEAGNFASRMNSSRQDEMGVVARALDSMAERVSEVVAEVDHAAESLSSGSAQLTAAAQSLADGAVKQAANVQEVSSSMEEMAGSISQNAEHAGQTEEISVQSAEDAQKSGQAVAEAVNALKNIAERTEIIEEIARQTNLLALNAAIEAARAGEHGKGFAVVASEVRKLAERSGQAAAEISELSSSSVKVADRAGQMLSTLVPGIQRTAELIQDISAACAEQTSGATQINNALQDLDGVIQQNASASEQTASTSATISHQAKQLRASVAFFQVSSQPAGPTVIPRQPPKLTGNNTPSKLESGNSHGGSDQEFEEF is encoded by the coding sequence GCCGAGGCAGGCCGCAATGAGATGTCCCACAAACTGGAACAAGGCATCATTCGTCCTTTTGAGGAGCTGCCCAAGGAGCAACTGCTCCAGGCCGTTCCCATTATCACGGCCATCAACATGGCCATGGTCAACGCCGAGGAAGGCGGCTATGAATTCCGTGTTCCCAAAGTCTCCCCCCGCAACCCGAAAAACACGCCTACCCCGGAAGAATTAAAGGTGCTGGAGCACATGCGCGCCAACAACCTGCGGGAATACGTTGCCCGTGGGTCCGACAGCATCAGCTATTTCCGCGCCATCCACCTGACCCCGGACTGCTTGTCCTGCCACGGCCACCCCAAAGGGGAAAAAGACCCCCTCGGCGGAATCAAGGAGGGCTGGGAAGCCGGGGAAATGCATGGCGCATTTGTGATCACGACCTCTCTCAAAAAAATGCAGGCCGACCTGATGCGCGCCAACACTTTCCTTGCATTGGAAACCCTGCTCATCCTGGCCGTTGTGGCCGTGACCCTCTGGATGCTGCTGGCCCGGCTCGTGTTCCGTCCGCTCCAGGAAATCATCAAGCTGGCCCAGCGTATGGAAGCGGGCAACTTTGCGTCCCGCATGAACAGCAGTCGCCAGGACGAGATGGGCGTTGTGGCCAGAGCCTTGGACAGCATGGCCGAACGCGTTTCCGAAGTAGTGGCGGAGGTGGATCACGCGGCCGAAAGCCTTTCCTCGGGAAGCGCCCAGTTGACCGCGGCGGCGCAAAGTCTGGCGGATGGCGCCGTGAAGCAGGCCGCCAATGTGCAGGAGGTTTCCTCCTCCATGGAGGAAATGGCCGGAAGCATCAGTCAGAACGCCGAGCACGCCGGGCAGACCGAGGAAATCTCGGTCCAGTCCGCCGAAGATGCCCAAAAAAGCGGCCAAGCCGTTGCCGAAGCGGTCAACGCGCTGAAAAACATTGCGGAGCGTACCGAAATCATCGAGGAAATCGCCCGACAGACCAACCTTCTGGCCCTGAACGCCGCTATTGAGGCAGCCCGCGCCGGAGAGCACGGCAAGGGATTCGCCGTGGTGGCCTCGGAAGTGCGCAAGCTGGCCGAACGAAGCGGACAGGCCGCTGCGGAAATCAGCGAACTCTCCAGCTCAAGCGTCAAAGTGGCGGACCGTGCAGGCCAGATGCTTTCAACGCTCGTACCCGGCATCCAGCGCACCGCCGAACTGATCCAGGACATCTCGGCAGCCTGCGCGGAACAGACCTCCGGAGCCACACAGATCAATAATGCTCTGCAGGATCTGGACGGCGTCATCCAGCAAAACGCTTCCGCCTCGGAACAAACAGCCTCCACCTCTGCAACCATCAGCCACCAGGCCAAGCAACTTCGCGCATCCGTGGCGTTTTTCCAGGTCTCGAGCCAGCCTGCCGGGCCAACAGTCATTCCCCGGCAGCCCCCCAAGCTGACAGGAAACAACACCCCTTCCAAGCTGGAATCCGGCAACAGCCATGGCGGATCGGACCAGGAGTTTGAGGAGTTTTAG
- a CDS encoding sensor histidine kinase has translation MSQPPRFDPLQRSSQEEILRQNRLFEKHVCSSFIQALPGGVFILNDKREIVYLHPRSAALLGDRNANDCLGLRIGEALGCINARLERTGCQTSKFCAYCGAIKALEGSERRGEGREECHLIRHVGNHTETLLLDVLAVRIASEEQNYCVFSATNLTETRELKALERFFFHDVLNLAGGVRNMLEILKPKMGEVSPSTMRTLQQATDRLVNEITVQKKISQGKDKELQVEQEYIRAQELAQDLGQLFQAQWPRGPHLEISPNFAPVSLESDRSLLGRVLGNMLKNAAEASTKEQTVTIGCERHDNAVRFWVRNEQELPKNIRLQMFRNSFSTKGKGRGLGTHSMKLIGERYLGGKVGFWSDSESGTVFYLDVPISSNIEPQEAVGASSAAS, from the coding sequence ATGAGTCAGCCCCCCCGCTTTGATCCGCTCCAACGCAGCAGCCAGGAAGAAATCCTTCGCCAGAATCGCTTGTTTGAAAAACACGTCTGCTCTTCATTCATTCAGGCATTGCCCGGCGGTGTTTTCATTCTCAACGACAAACGGGAAATCGTATACCTGCACCCACGGAGTGCCGCTCTACTCGGTGATCGAAATGCCAATGATTGTCTTGGCTTGCGAATTGGTGAAGCCCTCGGATGCATCAACGCCCGCCTGGAGCGGACAGGCTGCCAAACCAGCAAGTTTTGCGCCTACTGCGGCGCCATCAAAGCCTTGGAAGGCAGTGAACGGCGCGGGGAAGGACGTGAGGAATGCCACCTGATTCGGCATGTCGGAAACCACACCGAAACCCTGCTGCTGGATGTGCTCGCGGTGCGCATCGCCTCGGAGGAACAAAACTACTGCGTCTTCTCAGCCACGAACCTGACGGAAACCCGGGAACTGAAGGCGTTGGAGCGGTTCTTCTTTCATGACGTGCTCAATCTTGCCGGCGGAGTGCGCAATATGTTGGAAATCCTCAAACCCAAAATGGGGGAGGTCAGCCCCTCCACCATGCGTACGCTCCAGCAAGCAACCGACCGACTCGTCAACGAAATCACGGTGCAGAAAAAAATCTCCCAGGGCAAAGACAAGGAACTCCAAGTCGAACAGGAATATATCCGCGCCCAGGAACTTGCCCAGGATCTGGGGCAGCTCTTTCAGGCCCAATGGCCCAGGGGACCGCATCTGGAAATCTCCCCCAACTTTGCGCCTGTATCCCTTGAATCGGACCGTTCCCTGCTCGGCCGTGTTCTCGGCAATATGCTCAAAAATGCGGCTGAAGCCTCCACAAAAGAGCAAACCGTCACCATCGGATGCGAGCGACACGACAACGCCGTTCGATTTTGGGTACGCAATGAGCAGGAACTGCCCAAAAATATTCGCTTACAGATGTTCCGAAATAGTTTCAGCACCAAGGGAAAAGGGCGCGGCCTGGGCACGCACAGCATGAAGCTGATCGGCGAGCGCTACCTTGGCGGCAAGGTGGGCTTCTGGTCTGATTCAGAGTCAGGAACAGTGTTCTATCTGGACGTGCCGATTTCATCGAACATTGAGCCACAAGAAGCGGTCGGAGCGTCCTCTGCGGCAAGCTAG